In a single window of the Dehalococcoidia bacterium genome:
- a CDS encoding ribonuclease J gives MTTTLRVIPLGGLGEIGKNMLALEVGEDIVVIDAGVMFPEEDMLGVDLVIPDISYLLQRKEKVRGILITHGHEDHTGALPYVLNRLPVPVYAVGLAHGLIGIKLKEHHLSPKVPLHKVEPLRPVHLGRLTAEFFPVCHSIPDAMGIVLETPLGLVFHTGDFKIDHTPVHGAPTDFSVLAGYARRGIFLMLADSTYAEVPGYTPSERVLTENLDHIIGEAPGRVMVATFASLISRVQQVLDAAAKHKRKVAVVGRSMAETVQLALKMGYLKPKPGVLQPWSTIRTLPPEQVVIVTTGTQGEPTSALVRIANRDHREIEVLPGDTIVMSASPIPGNETVISRTIDNLCRQGARVLYHRNALVHVHGHAAQEELKLMLRLMRPRYFVPVHGEYRHLVAHAQLAKSMGVAPENVFVLENGDVLELTADGGQKVERIPCGHIYVDGLRLWEPESVVLRDRHLLSRDGVVVAVLTVDRTTGRLVRPPDLTSSGFVDPQEASVVLGRAAQALQEALDSRRAIPAEWGYLSAKAKEILEEFLYHETRRRPMVLPVTITV, from the coding sequence ATGACCACCACCCTGCGCGTTATCCCCCTTGGGGGGTTGGGAGAAATCGGGAAGAACATGCTCGCCCTGGAGGTGGGCGAGGACATCGTGGTCATCGACGCAGGGGTGATGTTCCCCGAGGAGGACATGCTGGGGGTGGACCTGGTCATTCCCGACATCTCCTATCTCCTTCAGCGCAAGGAGAAGGTGCGAGGCATTCTAATCACCCACGGCCACGAAGACCACACGGGTGCCCTGCCCTATGTGCTCAACCGCCTCCCGGTGCCCGTCTATGCGGTGGGGCTGGCGCATGGTCTCATCGGCATCAAGCTGAAAGAGCACCACCTGTCCCCAAAGGTCCCCTTGCACAAGGTGGAGCCTCTGCGCCCGGTGCACCTGGGACGCCTGACGGCCGAGTTCTTCCCCGTCTGCCACAGCATCCCCGATGCCATGGGCATCGTGCTGGAGACGCCTTTGGGCTTGGTGTTCCACACCGGCGACTTCAAGATCGACCACACCCCTGTGCACGGTGCCCCCACCGACTTCTCGGTGCTGGCAGGGTATGCGCGCCGGGGCATCTTCCTGATGCTGGCCGATTCCACCTACGCCGAAGTGCCGGGGTATACCCCGTCCGAGCGGGTGCTCACAGAGAACCTGGATCACATCATCGGGGAGGCGCCGGGGCGGGTGATGGTGGCCACCTTCGCCTCCTTGATCTCGCGGGTGCAACAGGTGTTGGACGCGGCGGCCAAACACAAGCGCAAGGTGGCAGTGGTGGGGCGCAGTATGGCCGAAACCGTGCAGTTGGCTTTGAAGATGGGCTATTTGAAGCCCAAGCCCGGGGTCCTCCAGCCCTGGTCCACCATCCGCACCCTGCCCCCGGAACAGGTGGTCATCGTAACCACGGGCACGCAAGGCGAACCGACCTCCGCCCTGGTGCGTATCGCCAACCGCGACCATCGGGAGATTGAGGTGCTCCCCGGCGATACCATTGTGATGTCCGCCTCTCCCATTCCCGGCAACGAGACGGTCATCAGTCGCACCATAGACAACCTGTGTCGGCAGGGGGCGCGGGTGCTCTACCACCGCAACGCCCTGGTGCACGTGCACGGCCACGCCGCCCAAGAGGAGCTGAAACTGATGCTCCGCCTGATGCGCCCCCGCTACTTTGTGCCCGTGCACGGGGAGTATCGCCACCTGGTGGCCCACGCCCAGTTGGCCAAGAGCATGGGCGTTGCACCCGAGAATGTGTTCGTCTTGGAGAATGGGGATGTGCTGGAACTGACTGCCGACGGGGGGCAGAAGGTGGAGCGTATCCCTTGCGGGCATATTTATGTCGACGGCCTGCGCCTGTGGGAGCCGGAGAGCGTGGTGTTACGCGACCGCCATCTGCTCTCTCGGGATGGGGTGGTGGTGGCCGTGCTCACGGTGGACCGCACCACGGGGCGTCTGGTGCGCCCCCCTGACCTCACCTCCTCCGGCTTCGTAGATCCCCAGGAGGCGTCCGTGGTGCTGGGGCGGGCCGCCCAGGCCCTCCAGGAAGCCCTGGATAGCCGACGCGCCATTCCCGCAGAGTGGGGCTATCTTTCCGCCAAAGCCAAGGAAATTCTGGAGGAATTCCTTTATCACGAGACCCGCCGCCGCCCTATGGTGTTGCCCGTTACCATTACGGTATAA